A genomic window from Streptomyces sp. NBC_01429 includes:
- the fabG gene encoding 3-oxoacyl-ACP reductase FabG, translated as MSTTEQRVAIVTGAARGIGAATAVRLADEGRAVAVLDLDEAACEETVGKITASGGSALAVACDVSDSAQVEAAVARVAAELGAPTILVNNAGVLRDNLLFKMSESDWDTVMNVHLKGAFLMSKTCQKHMVDAGFGRIVSLSSSSALGNRGQANYAAVKAGLQGFTKTLAKELGKFGITANAVAPGFIVTEMTAQTAARVGMGFEEFQAAAATQIPVQRVGRPEDIANAIAFFTGDDAGFVSGQVMYVAGGPLN; from the coding sequence ATGTCCACCACCGAGCAGCGCGTAGCCATCGTGACGGGGGCGGCGCGGGGCATTGGCGCCGCCACCGCCGTAAGGCTGGCGGACGAGGGCCGCGCCGTCGCCGTACTCGACCTCGACGAGGCCGCCTGCGAGGAGACCGTCGGGAAGATCACCGCGTCCGGTGGCAGCGCGCTCGCCGTCGCCTGCGACGTCTCCGACAGTGCCCAGGTGGAGGCGGCCGTCGCACGGGTCGCCGCCGAGCTGGGGGCGCCGACGATCCTCGTCAACAACGCGGGTGTGCTCCGGGACAACCTCCTCTTCAAGATGAGCGAGTCCGACTGGGACACCGTGATGAACGTGCACCTCAAGGGCGCGTTCCTGATGTCCAAGACCTGTCAGAAGCACATGGTGGACGCCGGATTCGGCCGGATCGTCAGCCTCTCCTCCAGCTCCGCCCTCGGCAACCGCGGCCAGGCCAACTACGCGGCGGTCAAGGCCGGGCTCCAGGGCTTCACCAAGACCCTCGCCAAGGAGCTGGGCAAGTTCGGCATCACCGCCAACGCCGTGGCCCCCGGCTTCATCGTCACCGAGATGACCGCGCAGACCGCGGCCCGGGTCGGCATGGGCTTCGAGGAGTTCCAGGCCGCTGCGGCCACCCAGATCCCCGTCCAGCGGGTCGGGAGGCCGGAGGACATCGCGAACGCCATCGCCTTCTTCACGGGTGATGACGCCGGATTCGTCTCCGGCCAGGTCATGTACGTCGCCGGCGGACCGCTCAACTGA